A window from Anaerolineae bacterium encodes these proteins:
- a CDS encoding MFS transporter — MSLHPEGSAAPPLSSERRLAGVALKWWVLVSVGIATFMTALDSSVVNAVLPIITRDFRSDMLITSWVVTVFLLVLSGLLLTFGRLGDLYGHKRVFVIGFVIFVIGSAACSFAPSVWALIVSRAFQAVGSAILASNGPAILTTTFPPQQRGQALGMQATMTYLGLTLGPSLGGFLTALFGWRSVFFINIPIGLFALLIATRVIPAGRVTNHAERFDPLGAGVFMIGLVTLLFGLNRGRDWGWLSPRTLGCIIAALVLLALFVRIERRVPYPMLDLDLFRSRTFTVATASAIIVYICLYSVSILMPFYLIQARGMSPDHAGLILSAQAVVMAVLSPLTGTLSDKIGSFWLTSAGLTVLALSMALISLLGPQTPLTRVPLLLGILGIGMGLFTTPNNNALMGSAPRHRQGVAGGIMASARNVGMVLGIGFSSAIFSTVELQAQRAGDPLAFYRGFHVTFLVMAGTALVGLFVSTRRRWNG, encoded by the coding sequence ATGTCTCTGCATCCAGAAGGTTCTGCGGCTCCTCCTTTGTCCAGCGAGCGCCGGCTCGCCGGCGTCGCCCTGAAGTGGTGGGTGCTGGTTTCCGTGGGCATCGCCACATTCATGACCGCGCTGGACAGCAGTGTGGTCAACGCCGTGCTCCCCATCATCACACGCGACTTCCGATCCGACATGCTCATCACCAGTTGGGTGGTCACCGTTTTCCTATTAGTGCTGAGCGGATTACTGCTCACATTTGGCCGGCTGGGAGACCTGTACGGACACAAACGGGTGTTTGTCATCGGCTTCGTTATCTTTGTCATCGGGTCGGCCGCCTGCAGTTTCGCGCCCAGCGTCTGGGCGCTGATCGTCTCGCGCGCCTTCCAGGCTGTGGGAAGCGCCATCCTGGCTTCCAACGGGCCGGCGATCCTTACCACCACTTTCCCGCCCCAGCAGAGGGGACAGGCGCTTGGCATGCAGGCCACCATGACCTACCTCGGCCTGACCCTGGGGCCATCGCTGGGCGGATTCCTGACGGCGTTGTTCGGCTGGCGCTCCGTGTTCTTCATTAATATCCCTATCGGCCTGTTCGCACTGCTCATCGCCACACGGGTGATTCCCGCCGGCAGGGTCACCAACCACGCCGAGCGCTTCGACCCCCTTGGCGCCGGCGTCTTCATGATCGGCCTGGTGACCCTGCTCTTTGGGCTAAACCGCGGCCGGGATTGGGGCTGGCTCTCACCGCGCACCCTGGGATGCATCATTGCGGCCCTGGTACTGCTGGCGCTGTTCGTGCGCATCGAACGGCGCGTGCCCTATCCCATGCTGGACCTGGACCTGTTCCGCTCGCGGACCTTTACGGTTGCCACGGCCTCGGCCATCATCGTCTATATCTGTTTGTACAGCGTTTCCATTCTTATGCCTTTCTACCTTATCCAAGCGCGCGGGATGAGCCCTGACCACGCCGGCCTCATCCTCTCGGCCCAGGCGGTGGTCATGGCGGTATTGTCCCCGCTGACCGGCACGCTGTCCGATAAAATCGGCTCCTTCTGGCTCACCAGCGCCGGCCTGACGGTGCTGGCATTGAGCATGGCGCTGATTTCCCTGCTGGGTCCCCAGACCCCCCTCACCAGGGTGCCGCTCCTGCTGGGCATCCTGGGCATTGGCATGGGCCTGTTCACCACCCCCAACAATAACGCCCTGATGGGGTCCGCGCCGCGCCACCGCCAGGGAGTGGCCGGCGGCATCATGGCCTCGGCGCGCAACGTGGGCATGGTGCTGGGCATCGGCTTCAGCTCGGCCATCTTCTCGACGGTCGAGCTTCAGGCCCAGCGCGCCGGCGACCCGCTGGCCTTTTACCGCGGCTTCCACGTCACCTTCCTGGTGATGGCCGGCACAGCGCTGGTGGGGCTGTTCGTCTCCACCCGCCGGCGCTGGAACGGATAG